The nucleotide window GAGCTGATAGGGAGAGCGGCCAAGGGGGAAGAATATAGGCATGGAGAAAGCAATCGTCCAAGCTTCGAGATCCAGGCCGCAGTCGGGCTTCACCTTGGTCGAGCTGGTCATCGGCTCGGCGGCCTTCCTCGTGATCCTGACCTCGGCGGTCATGATGCTGACCCAGTGGATGAAGGCCACGGGTGAAAGCGACCGGGCCATCGAGGCCACCGACAATGGCGCGAAGGCGATCTCCCAGATCGCGAGCGACATCCGGATGGCGACTTACCTCTACCACTACGCGACCGTGTCGATCTCTGGCGACAAGTTCGCCAACTTCGGCGTCCAGACCCTGCCCATCGTGACCCAGACCGACAACGACGCGGATCTCCCGCCCACCAGGCAAAAGGCCTATTTCGCGGCAAAGGGCACCAGTGAGCTCATGGGGGTCACGAGCGCGGGGGCGCGCAACGTGCTCGCCATGATCTCCGACCAGCCCTACGG belongs to Pantanalinema sp. and includes:
- a CDS encoding prepilin-type N-terminal cleavage/methylation domain-containing protein — its product is MEKAIVQASRSRPQSGFTLVELVIGSAAFLVILTSAVMMLTQWMKATGESDRAIEATDNGAKAISQIASDIRMATYLYHYATVSISGDKFANFGVQTLPIVTQTDNDADLPPTRQKAYFAAKGTSELMGVTSAGARNVLAMISDQPYGISKPRYIVYWLDDSAAEKAKNQIVRYRADGVEEKYYLLPLYRLEASPSANVDATPTGWYTFGDKLTDAGTSSLY